A single genomic interval of Gossypium raimondii isolate GPD5lz chromosome 11, ASM2569854v1, whole genome shotgun sequence harbors:
- the LOC105802737 gene encoding transcription initiation factor TFIID subunit 4b, protein MHEGERGIQLKIPLQKKLAEIREYSDTLLVDHTTRILQLHCCGTNLYMRFNQTFRTADAEKTMHPKLITSDTGQQIRELNCKAEKEKDKKRAEVKKHQKFKVGQVLFVFDDKISIVQRRIQNACTNRHMRKPDSMAVFHLFHQRSDYRRILDVLA, encoded by the exons ATGCATGAAGGAGAAAGAGGGATTCAACTGAAAATTCCTTTGCAGAAAAAGTTGGCTGAGATTAGAGAATACTCTGATACCCTGCTTGTTGATCATACCACGAGGATCCTGCAATTACAT TGTTGTGGAACGAATCTGTATATGCGATTTAATCAGACTTTCAGAACAG CGGATGCTGAGAAAACTATGCACCCAAAGCTTATCACCTCAGATACTGGGCAACAAATCAGGGAACTGAACTGCAAGGCCGAGAAAGAAAAGGACAAAAAGCGGGCTGAAGTGAAGAAGCACCAAAAATTTAAGGTGGGTCAGGTGCTGTTTGTATTTGATGATAAGATATCCATAGTGCAGAGAAGAATCCAGAATGCATGCACAAATAGACATATGAGAAAACCTGATTCCATGGCCGTGTTTCATCTGTTTCATCAAAGATCTGATTACAGGAGAATTTTGGATGTCTTAGCTTAA
- the LOC105802735 gene encoding uncharacterized protein LOC105802735 isoform X1 — MSLENEEQHSLDQPDISKESQKKSRISYTREYLLSLSELDICKKLPEGFDQSIFGELEDTSQDRQRIPGTLSGYRRNEYSSSPPTRGDYSRGIHGRWDSRSSGKSDRDSDSQSDWDSDHGRRHGNQSRRSWQGPEHDGLLGSGSFPRPSGYTAGASASKLRANEQCHLNRSNEPYHPPRPYKAVPHSRRETNDSYNDETFGSTECTSDDRAEEERKRRASFESWRKEQQKAFQEKKINPERRKDNFDISELLEDSKVDKGLANRNKESDEPIPASNIVSDRTSLPSQTPASRPLVPPGFASTVLERNVGTKTSMHSHSSQVGNSEIDSNLSESKGSLLSNGISDDLAGKPSKPNEEETLSERRLGIKNIHPLDNNKSVKAPTFSSALDKLNDTISKDSQIYNSSSLSEAFMAPGNNEVTELDSKKLVADKIVTETNQDGSISILDKLFGNALTANEGGSTNYTEPNDSNADETWAPDTFHSSKFAHLFLDEEKKTIDDLSLGRPKDLLSFIQGGEKGGSHDRLATKHGELNFPFQNSELADKHVRSNLLSPRIENSEQSWNIKDVNKSAAVPTVLTCEDLEKSILSESTGNDPRLPPAIEGCKIPDAKCEKQEVIVDNHASQHLLSLLQNKTSMKNIVSSANLDIGSSERVNTIETTSADTASCDSIDTNAENASSSGKSLTLEALFGSAFMKELQSVGAPASVQRGSIESARVDVFKSNRLPLHVTDDSLLPSSGHVGSNRTNFEKNISPFTQREQMKSDGIEEHLLGYNDAPSAADSSHIRAGLGSKLGGFDGSAKIGLPEEDSLLGVSNPLKLQNFMAGGVKAELSPSQETPIDVAEKLAALKAVFQDERPVVGGKEVPVFLPGPYDLREPDIPLHNQNVQASSPQLHPQLNHGGPLFHSLDSHHSSIGSQVKFMGPEGLVYHDAPPNHQLSANMLRPLHHPSSGLTGFDSPIHHPMLQQMHMPGNFPSPHLQRRIPGVAPPAPHSNNQMTGLQEMNPMHGFQLGHGQRQPQPNFAGLGMPPGHDVGSGSHHPEALQRLIEMELRSKSKQLSPFGAPSHGQGQGMYGHELDMGFQYR; from the exons ATGAGcttagaaaatgaagaacagCATTCCTTAGATCAGCCTGATATCAGTAAGGAATCTCAAAA GAAATCGAGAATTTCATACACCAGAGAATATTTGCTGTCATTGAGTGAACTGGATATTTGCAAAAAGTTACCCGAGGGTTTCGATCAATCAATTTTCGG TGAACTTGAGGATACATCACAAGATCGTCAGAGAATTCCTGGCACCTTGTCAGGTTATAGGCGCAATGAATATAGTTCATCACCACCTACTAGAGGGGACTATTCGCGGGGCATTCATGGACGGTGGGACAGTCGTTCTAGTGGAAAGAGTGATAGAGACAGTGATTCCCAATCTGATTGGGACTCTG ATCATGGAAGACGCCATGGTAATCAATCTCGGCGGTCTTGGCAAGGTCCTGAGCATGATGGTCTTTTGGGGAGTGGTTCTTTTCCTCGACCATCTGGATATACAGCAGGAGCTTCTGCTTCAAAGCTTCGAGCTAATGAACAGTGCCATCTAAATAGAAGCAATGAGCCATACCATCCACCCCGTCCTTATAAG GCTGTACCTCATTCAAGGAGGGAAACTAATGACTCATACAATGATGAAACGTTCGGTTCCACTGAGTGCACTAGTGACGATAGAGCggaagaggaaagaaagagaagag CTTCCTTTGAGTCATGGAGGAAGGAACAACAGAAAGCATTCCAGGAGAAGAAGATTAATCCTGAAAGGCGTAAAGATAACTTCGATATTTCTGAATTGCTAGAGGACTCTAAAGTTGACAAAGGACTTGCAAATAGAAACAAGGAATCAGATGAACCTATTCCAGCATCAAATATTGTTTCTGACAGAACTTCTCTTCCCTCACAAACTCCTGCATCTAGACCACTTGTACCTCCTGGTTTTGCTAGCACAGTTTTGGAGAGGAATGTTGGAACCAAAACTTCAATGCACTCCCATTCTTCACAG GTTGGTAATTCTGAAATCGACAGCAACCTTTCAGAGTCCAAAGGCAGCCTTCTTTCTAATGGGATTTCTGATGATCTTGCGGGCAAGCCTTCTAAACCGAACGAAGAGGAAACTTTGAGTGAGCGGAGGCTTGGAATTAAAAACATTCACCCTTTGGACAATAATAAGAGTGTGAAGGCTCCAACATTCTCATCAGCTTTAGATAAACTTAATGACACAATAAGCAAGGATTCTCAAATATACAATAGCTCCAGTCTTTCGGAAGCCTTTATGGCCCCAGGGAACAATGAAGTTACTGAACTTGATTCCAAAAAGCTGGTTGCTGATAAAATTGTGACTGAAACCAACCAGGATGGTTCAATTTCAATTCTAGACAAGCTTTTTGGAAATGCTTTAACAGCAAATGAAGGTGGCTCTACTAATTACACTGAG CCTAATGACAGCAATGCAGATGAGACATGGGCCCCTGACACTTTCCATTCTTCTAAGTTTGCTCATTTGTTTCTTGATGAAG AGAAGAAAACTATAGATGATCTCTCCCTTGGCAGGCCAAAAGACTTGCTCTCATTTATTCAGGGTGGCGAGAAAGGTGGTTCCCATGATAGACTAGCTACTAAGCATGGGGAGTTGAACTTTCCATTTCAAAACTCTGAACTTGCGGACAAGCATGTTAGATCAAATTTGCTGTCTCCTAGAATTGAAAACTCTGAGCAATCATGGAATATTAAGGATGTTAATAAATCAGCTGCAGTTCCAACTGTCCTCACATGTGAGGATCTTGAAAAGTCAATTCTATCAGAAAGCACTGGAAATGATCCAAGGTTGCCTCCTGCTATTGAAGGATGTAAAATTCCTGATGCCAAATGTGAGAAGCAAGAAGTTATTGTCGACAATCATGCATCCCAGCACCTTCTTTCATtgttacaaaataaaacaagtatgAAAAATATAGTATCATCGGCCAATCTTGACATCGGGTCTTCAGAAAGGGTAAACACTATTGAAACAACAAGTGCTGATACGGCTAGTTGTGATTCAATAGACACAAATGCAGAAAATGCTTCCAGTTCAGGGAAGAGTCTGACTCTTGAAGCACTTTTTGGAAGTGCTTTCATGAAGGAACTACAATCAGTTGGAGCACCAGCTTCTGTTCAGAGGGGCTCAATAGAGTCTGCACGAGTTGATGTATTCAAATCTAACAGGCTTCCCCTTCATGTTACAGATGATAGTCTTCTTCCTTCCTCAGGTCACGTTGGGTCAAACAggactaattttgaaaaaaatatttcaccATTTACCCAGAGAGAGCAAATGAAATCCGATGGCATTGAAGAGCATTTGTTAGGCTATAATGATGCTCCATCCGCAGCGGATTCATCACATATCCGAGCTGGATTAGGATCTAAACTTGGTGGTTTTGATGGATCTGCTAAAATTGGGCTTCCTGAAGAGGATAGTTTGCTTGGTGTCAGTAATCCTTTGAAACTCCAGAATTTCATGGCTGGTGGTGTAAAAGCAGAGCTATCGCCCTCCCAAGAGACACCAATTGATGTTGCTGAGAAGCTAGCAGCTTTGAAGGCCGTTTTCCAGGATGAAAGACCTGTTGTAGGAGGGAAAGAAGTTCCAGTTTTTCTTCCCGGTCCCTATGACTTGAGGGAGCCAGATATTCCATTACATAACCAAAACGTCCAAGCATCTTCTCCTCAGCTTCATCCTCAATTGAATCATGGAGGTCCTTTGTTTCATTCGTTAGATTCTCATCATTCTAGTATCGGTTCTCAGGTGAAGTTCATGGGTCCAGAAGGCTTGGTCTATCATGATGCCCCACCAAATCATCAATTATCTGCAAATATGCTTCGTCCTCTCCATCATCCTAGCAGTGGACTAACTGGATTTGATTCTCCAATTCATCATCCTATGTTACAACAAATGCATATGCCTGGAAACTTTCCTTCACCCCACTTGCAACGACGGATTCCTGGTGTTGCACCGCCAGCACCTCATTCAAATAATCAGATGACTGGGTTACAGGAAATGAATCCAATGCATGGTTTTCAATTGGGGCATGGTCAACGGCAGCCTCAACCCAACTTTGCTGGTCTTGGAATGCCTCCAG GTCATGACGTTGGCAGTGGGAGCCATCATCCAGAGGCATTGCAGAGGCTTATTGAGATGGAGCTCAGGTCAAAGTCGAAGCAGCTGAGCCCTTTCGGTGCACCCAGCCATGGTCAAGGCCAAGGGATGTATGGCCACGAGCTAGACATGGGTTTTCAGTATAGATAA